A stretch of DNA from Acinetobacter sp. C26M:
TGATACGCCTATATTTGAAAGATGAAGAAAAGAAAATTCTGAATGAGTTTTTGGTCTGTGAAATCCTATTTGGAAAAATCCTAGATGAAATTGTTTTGATGAAAAATTATTCAGTATTGGATTTTCAAGGTAAAAGTGTAGGGACAGCGTATATAACAACAATTAAAGAATAAACGGCAATAAAAAAATTATTTCTTGTACGCTTTCCAACCTGTCAAAATATGATAAATCAGCGGTAAAAGACAGAGCGAAAAGAAGCTGCAAATCGCAACGGCCCAGACAGGTATATTCTGTGGATTGCCCAAAAAGAAATAAGCAAAAACTGAATAAGACAGCATCCCAAACATCGCCATTGTGCCGAGTGGAAGGGTAATTCTAAAAATTAAAAAGTTAGCAAAGGCTTTGTAAGGATTCATATTCCGATTCAAAGCATAGGCAATAATCATGACCAAGATATAGCCCATAATAAACAGCATACATAGGGTAGCGGCAAACAGTAGTCCTGTGCGCCAACTCTTTTCTTGTGCAGAACGATCACCTGCTTCATAAACGACTTGAATATGATCTCCGACTACAGGCACGTCACCTGAACGGACTGAATTATCCAAGACCAATGTTCTGTTTTGATCATCCTTGAATTGAACCTGAGCCGTATGCATTAAGGTTTGAGTTTTATATTTACGCCCGTTGGAATCTGTACGTTCGGTATCGACCCATTCTGAGGTATAACTCACGACAGTTGCATCATAGCTTGGCTTGGTCGCTAAACCATATACAGCTTGCGACACCCAATAAGTAAAAGGGAAAAATAAGGAGCTGATGCTAAACACCACCACAAATAAATAAGCAAATTCAAACTTACTGCTGTCACGATTCTTAGCTAAACGTTTTAGCCAAAACTTTGTCAGCACAAAAGACCAGACACACAAGATCGCAACCACCACCAAGAAAACCTGTCCCGCATAAGTCAGTTGCATGCATGTTCCTATTTGTTATATTGAATAGAGATTGATTTTATCAAACGATAATTTTTTTAAAATCAAATTAATGACTACGGTAAAAAAATAGTATTGTCTCTCACAAGTATAAATTTTTAAATAATGAAGTCATCGAAATGAATATCCATCACGAAATCGAAAAACTATTTCAACAACGCCAAGATATCCCATTATTTTATATCGAGAGTGGTAGCCGTTTATGGGGCATGGCCAGTCCTGATAGTGACTACGATGTACGCGGTTTTCATCTACCGAGTAAAGACCAGTATTATGATTATAAAAAGCATCGTGACTTGATCGAGATCATGGATGGCGATTTTGACTTTGTCTCTTATGACCTGAATAAAATGTTTGGGCTACTGGCAAAAAGCAACCCTACTGTTTTGGAGTGGGTCAGAGCACATATTGTCTATTTTAATGCCTTTCCAGAATGGCAGATCTTCCGTGATGGATTGCTTGAGCGAATCGACTATAGTGCGTTGTATCACCACTATTTATCACTGGCAAAAGGTGGCATGAAAGTGATGCAAACCGCAGATAACTTTACTTATAAAAAAGTGTTTTATTCGATTCGTGGTTTGATGTCAGCCGAATTGGCGACCCGAGAGCAGATGCCTGAATTACTGATTACCGATCTGTTTGCACAAGTGGATGCAAATGATCCATTACGGCATTGGGCAGAAGATTATCTGGAGATTAAAAAGCAGCAGCAAGAAAAAGCACA
This window harbors:
- a CDS encoding xanthine permease, which encodes MQLTYAGQVFLVVVAILCVWSFVLTKFWLKRLAKNRDSSKFEFAYLFVVVFSISSLFFPFTYWVSQAVYGLATKPSYDATVVSYTSEWVDTERTDSNGRKYKTQTLMHTAQVQFKDDQNRTLVLDNSVRSGDVPVVGDHIQVVYEAGDRSAQEKSWRTGLLFAATLCMLFIMGYILVMIIAYALNRNMNPYKAFANFLIFRITLPLGTMAMFGMLSYSVFAYFFLGNPQNIPVWAVAICSFFSLCLLPLIYHILTGWKAYKK
- a CDS encoding nucleotidyltransferase domain-containing protein, with the translated sequence MNIHHEIEKLFQQRQDIPLFYIESGSRLWGMASPDSDYDVRGFHLPSKDQYYDYKKHRDLIEIMDGDFDFVSYDLNKMFGLLAKSNPTVLEWVRAHIVYFNAFPEWQIFRDGLLERIDYSALYHHYLSLAKGGMKVMQTADNFTYKKVFYSIRGLMSAELATREQMPELLITDLFAQVDANDPLRHWAEDYLEIKKQQQEKAQLPQAEQAAILQLLQSKIEQLAAKSMPKADRRASLEAYLTDYSRHLKQHYYQ